The Microbacterium limosum genome contains a region encoding:
- the lysA gene encoding diaminopimelate decarboxylase: protein MPASPLAPAWLSEPSDANALAEGVWPASAHRDETGGAVVGGVSVREVVARFGTPLLVIDEDEVRGRARRTVAAFSAAAAARGTSARVYYAGKAFLSTEIARWVTAEGMRVDVCTQGELEVALAAGVPAEHLGFHGNNKSVAELRRAVETGVGTIVLDSEIELERLSRIAADAGRTQAVLIRVNTGVHAETHHFLATAHEDQKFGFPLAEAARIVERIRRAPGLRFDGLHCHIGSQIFGTDGFRESAARLLEVLSIVGDGGEPAPILNLGGGFGIAYTSADEATPIEQLADGILEVVAAESAARGIPVPVVAFEPGRSIVGTAGVTLYEVGTTKDVTVDTETGPAVRRYVSVDGGMSDNARHALYGADFSARIASRVSEAGTQLVRVVGKHCESGDVVVDAEYLPDDVSPGDLLAVPVTGAYCQPLSSNYNHVPRPPVVAVRDGAARVIVHGETVTDLLARDAGLHPSRGEE, encoded by the coding sequence GTGCCCGCCTCGCCGCTCGCCCCCGCCTGGCTCTCCGAGCCCTCCGACGCGAACGCGCTCGCCGAGGGCGTCTGGCCGGCCAGCGCCCACCGTGACGAGACGGGCGGCGCCGTGGTCGGCGGGGTCTCGGTGCGTGAGGTCGTGGCCCGCTTCGGCACGCCCCTGCTCGTCATCGACGAGGACGAGGTCCGAGGGCGAGCCCGCCGCACCGTCGCCGCGTTCTCCGCGGCCGCCGCGGCGCGGGGCACCAGCGCGCGGGTCTACTACGCCGGCAAGGCGTTCCTCTCGACCGAGATCGCCCGGTGGGTCACCGCCGAGGGCATGCGCGTCGACGTCTGCACGCAGGGCGAGCTCGAGGTCGCGCTCGCCGCCGGTGTGCCGGCGGAGCACCTGGGCTTCCACGGCAACAACAAGTCGGTCGCCGAGCTGCGCCGGGCCGTCGAGACCGGCGTCGGGACGATCGTCCTCGACTCCGAGATCGAGCTCGAGCGCCTCTCGCGGATCGCGGCGGACGCCGGTCGCACGCAGGCCGTGCTGATCCGCGTCAACACCGGCGTGCACGCCGAGACGCACCACTTCCTCGCGACGGCCCACGAGGATCAGAAGTTCGGCTTCCCGCTCGCCGAGGCGGCCAGGATCGTCGAGCGGATCCGCCGCGCCCCGGGACTGCGCTTCGACGGCCTGCACTGTCACATCGGCTCGCAGATCTTCGGCACCGACGGATTCCGCGAGTCGGCCGCGCGCTTGCTCGAGGTGCTCTCCATCGTGGGCGACGGCGGCGAACCCGCGCCGATCCTCAACCTCGGCGGCGGCTTCGGCATCGCCTACACGTCGGCCGACGAGGCCACGCCGATCGAGCAGCTGGCCGACGGCATCCTCGAGGTCGTCGCGGCGGAGAGCGCCGCCCGCGGCATCCCCGTCCCCGTCGTCGCGTTCGAGCCGGGGCGCTCGATCGTCGGCACCGCCGGGGTGACGCTCTACGAGGTCGGCACGACGAAGGACGTCACGGTCGACACCGAGACCGGGCCCGCCGTGCGGCGCTACGTGAGCGTCGACGGCGGCATGAGCGACAACGCCCGCCACGCCCTGTACGGCGCGGACTTCTCGGCGCGGATCGCCTCACGCGTCTCCGAGGCCGGCACCCAGCTCGTGCGCGTCGTCGGCAAGCACTGCGAATCGGGCGACGTCGTCGTCGATGCCGAGTACCTGCCGGATGACGTCTCGCCCGGCGACCTGCTCGCCGTGCCGGTGACGGGCGCGTACTGCCAGCCGCTGTCAAGCAACTACAACCACGTGCCCCGGCCGCCGGTCGTCGCGGTGCGCGACGGCGCGGCCCGGGTGATCGTGCACGGTGAGACCGTCACCGACCTGCTGGCCCGGGATGCCGGGCTGCACCCGTCGAGGGGAGAAGAATGA
- a CDS encoding DUF2993 domain-containing protein, translated as MSGPEHPTLPLPEPGSRWVLADSGDAPARRRRVWPWIVTLVIVAAVLVGGWFVANWLAGDLVERAVRTQVVQQLGADASGEVDVEVSGMVIPQLVSGELDELRITAQDLSFDTLSGDVEVVATAVPIRADRDLGQASATVVLDEQQVRALLAGIEGFPADTVSIDGGEVAASFELTVFGAVIPIGVGLVPSAADGDLVLTPATLRLADATVSADDLRARFGGFADAVLRSWDVCVAQYLPAALTMTDVVVADGRATIDFDIAPGVLHDPALRQDGSCG; from the coding sequence ATGAGCGGCCCCGAGCACCCGACCCTGCCCCTGCCCGAACCCGGAAGCCGGTGGGTGCTCGCCGACTCCGGCGATGCTCCGGCCCGCAGGCGTCGCGTGTGGCCCTGGATCGTCACGCTCGTCATCGTGGCGGCGGTGCTGGTCGGCGGCTGGTTCGTGGCGAACTGGCTCGCGGGTGACCTCGTCGAGCGCGCCGTGCGCACCCAGGTGGTGCAGCAGCTCGGGGCGGATGCCTCGGGCGAGGTCGACGTCGAGGTGTCGGGCATGGTGATCCCGCAGCTGGTCTCCGGCGAGCTCGACGAACTGCGCATCACCGCCCAGGACCTCAGCTTCGACACCCTGTCGGGCGACGTCGAGGTCGTCGCGACGGCAGTCCCGATCCGCGCGGACCGCGACCTGGGCCAGGCGTCGGCGACGGTGGTCCTCGACGAGCAGCAGGTGCGCGCGCTCCTCGCGGGGATCGAGGGCTTCCCGGCAGACACGGTGTCGATCGACGGCGGCGAGGTCGCGGCATCCTTCGAGCTCACCGTCTTCGGCGCGGTCATCCCGATCGGTGTGGGGCTCGTGCCCTCCGCCGCGGACGGCGATCTCGTGCTGACGCCCGCCACGCTCCGCCTTGCCGACGCGACGGTCTCGGCCGACGACCTGCGCGCCCGGTTCGGCGGGTTCGCCGATGCCGTGCTGCGCTCGTGGGACGTCTGCGTCGCCCAGTACCTGCCGGCTGCGCTGACGATGACGGATGTCGTGGTGGCCGACGGCCGCGCGACGATCGACTTCGACATCGCTCCCGGCGTGCTCCACGACCCCGCGCTGCGCCAGGACGGCTCCTGCGGATGA
- the argS gene encoding arginine--tRNA ligase has translation MNPEDLSAALLAVITPLAEARRPGSAEGLTAADLPLERPKNRDHGDWASNAAMKLAKRVGAAPRELATEIAAGLESVDGVASVEVAGPGFINIRLDAAAAGALAKTIVEAGAAFGTNDSQRGNSINLEFVSANPTGPLHIGHTRWAALGDSMARLLLASGATVAREFYINDAGAQMDRFGLSVLAAIQGQPTPEGGYAGAYIDELGRRVLVKRPDILELDEDERMVVARDTAYELQLGEIQASLENFNVHFDVWFSERVLHARPADGGPSLVDEAVDRLRAQGHVFDDEDAVWVRTTDFGDDKDRVIRRSNGEYTYFAADAAYYLNKGDRGYAHKIYLLGADHHGYVHRLKALAGAAGDDPDKDIEVLIGQLVSVNGARLSKRAGNIIEMDDLRAWIGTDALRYSLARYPADSPLTLDPELLRKRTNDNPVFYVQYAHARTHNVARNAADSGVDRSEFAPELLEHETESALLGALQEFPRIVAFAADVREPHRVARYLEELAGLYHRWYDNCRVIPQGDAPVETVHRTRLWLNDATGQVLRNGLDLLGVSAPERM, from the coding sequence ATGAACCCCGAGGATCTCTCCGCCGCCCTGCTCGCCGTGATCACGCCCCTCGCCGAGGCTCGACGACCCGGTTCGGCCGAGGGGCTCACCGCCGCCGACCTGCCGCTGGAGCGTCCCAAGAACCGCGACCACGGCGACTGGGCCTCCAACGCCGCCATGAAGCTCGCCAAGCGGGTCGGCGCGGCACCGCGCGAGCTCGCCACCGAGATCGCCGCGGGCCTGGAGAGCGTCGACGGCGTCGCGAGCGTCGAGGTCGCCGGCCCCGGGTTCATCAACATCCGGCTGGATGCCGCGGCCGCCGGAGCGCTCGCGAAGACCATCGTCGAGGCGGGGGCGGCGTTCGGGACGAACGACTCCCAGCGCGGCAACAGCATCAACCTCGAGTTCGTCTCCGCCAACCCCACCGGCCCGCTCCACATCGGCCACACGCGATGGGCAGCCCTCGGCGACTCGATGGCACGCCTGCTGCTGGCGAGCGGCGCGACCGTGGCGCGCGAGTTCTACATCAACGACGCCGGCGCGCAGATGGACCGCTTCGGCCTCTCGGTGCTCGCCGCGATCCAGGGGCAGCCGACACCCGAGGGCGGGTATGCGGGCGCCTACATCGATGAGCTCGGTCGTCGCGTGCTCGTGAAGCGCCCGGACATCCTCGAGCTGGACGAGGACGAGCGGATGGTCGTTGCCCGGGACACGGCGTACGAGCTGCAGCTGGGGGAGATCCAGGCATCCCTCGAGAATTTCAACGTGCACTTCGACGTCTGGTTCTCGGAGCGCGTGCTGCACGCCCGCCCCGCGGACGGCGGCCCGAGCCTCGTGGACGAGGCCGTCGACCGGCTGCGCGCGCAGGGGCACGTCTTCGACGACGAAGATGCCGTGTGGGTGCGCACGACCGACTTCGGCGACGACAAGGACCGCGTCATCCGCCGCAGCAACGGCGAGTACACGTACTTCGCCGCCGACGCCGCCTACTACCTCAACAAAGGCGACCGCGGCTACGCGCACAAGATCTACCTGCTCGGCGCCGACCACCACGGCTACGTCCACCGCCTCAAGGCGCTGGCGGGCGCGGCGGGCGACGACCCCGACAAGGACATCGAGGTGCTCATCGGGCAGCTCGTCTCCGTCAACGGCGCGCGCCTGTCCAAGCGCGCGGGCAACATCATCGAGATGGACGACCTGCGCGCGTGGATCGGCACCGACGCGCTGCGGTACTCCCTCGCCCGGTACCCCGCCGACTCGCCCCTCACCCTCGACCCCGAGCTGCTGCGCAAGCGCACGAACGACAACCCCGTCTTCTACGTGCAGTACGCCCACGCCCGCACGCACAACGTCGCGCGCAACGCGGCCGACTCGGGTGTCGACCGCAGCGAGTTCGCGCCCGAGCTGCTCGAGCACGAGACCGAATCGGCGCTGCTCGGCGCCCTGCAGGAGTTCCCGCGCATCGTGGCATTCGCCGCCGACGTGCGCGAGCCGCACCGCGTGGCCCGCTATCTCGAGGAGCTCGCGGGGCTCTACCACCGGTGGTACGACAACTGCCGCGTCATCCCCCAGGGCGACGCACCGGTCGAGACCGTGCACCGCACGCGGCTCTGGCTCAACGACGCCACGGGGCAGGTGCTGCGCAACGGCCTCGACCTGCTCGGTGTGAGCGCCCCGGAGCGGATGTAG
- a CDS encoding transglutaminase family protein, which produces MQRSVTAEIDLDLAGSVDLVFSLSVAQQVPVVGERLTFTQGGRTWSPTEIVDQYGSRLHRLRGEAGRLEVRYEALVDGPAGMPRTSDLDAITYLRPSRYSQSDEVFTQARRQFHGLSGHDLIEAVTRFVEQSITYTPGLSLGTDSAVTTLTTGQGVCRDYAHVVIALLRAMDMPARYAACYAPGLDPMDFHAVAEAYLDGAWYVIDATRLADRRSLVRIATGRDAADCAFLSFHGGHVGLERLQVDARLHDAAPDAAASADDFTALVQLA; this is translated from the coding sequence GTGCAGCGCTCCGTCACGGCAGAAATCGACCTCGATCTGGCCGGTTCCGTCGATCTCGTGTTCTCTCTCAGCGTGGCCCAGCAGGTGCCCGTCGTGGGGGAGCGGCTCACCTTCACCCAGGGCGGCCGCACGTGGTCGCCGACCGAGATCGTCGACCAGTACGGCAGCCGCCTGCACCGGCTCCGCGGCGAGGCGGGTCGCCTCGAAGTGCGCTACGAGGCCCTCGTCGACGGCCCCGCCGGCATGCCGCGCACGAGCGACCTGGACGCCATCACCTACCTCCGCCCCAGTCGCTACAGCCAATCCGACGAGGTGTTCACGCAGGCGCGGCGACAGTTCCACGGACTCTCGGGGCACGACCTGATCGAGGCCGTCACCCGCTTCGTCGAGCAGAGCATCACCTACACGCCGGGCCTGAGCCTCGGCACCGACAGCGCCGTGACGACCCTCACGACGGGTCAGGGGGTCTGTCGCGACTACGCGCACGTCGTCATCGCGCTGCTGCGGGCGATGGACATGCCGGCGCGGTACGCGGCCTGCTACGCGCCGGGGCTCGACCCGATGGACTTCCACGCCGTCGCCGAGGCGTATCTCGACGGCGCCTGGTACGTGATCGACGCGACCCGCCTCGCCGATCGCCGCTCCCTCGTGCGCATCGCGACGGGCCGCGACGCCGCCGACTGCGCCTTCCTCAGCTTCCACGGCGGCCACGTCGGCCTCGAGCGGCTGCAGGTCGACGCGCGGCTGCACGACGCCGCACCGGATGCCGCGGCATCCGCCGACGACTTCACGGCGCTCGTGCAGCTGGCCTGA
- a CDS encoding SGNH/GDSL hydrolase family protein: protein MSADSARSRLRAGVAAAIAAAVVAAALVGVWQPWHRAAAPPNAAASGEGSPVVDAEPLALPADARVLVFGDSWTFGSAAEPGMGYAYVLEAMTGWDTTVAGVRGSGYLREGVDGPTFGERIAALDATLDPDLVIVQGSINDRLLVPDGYDKAVTSAWDALAARYPDARIVILGPAPHQLPVHAGTVWIDQRLGELAAARGWWYVSPLQEEWIQSWNYLDVIDTGLGQFHPSTPGHAYLAARLNQALAERSIVADAAPGAELDH, encoded by the coding sequence ATGTCCGCAGATTCCGCCCGATCCCGCCTGCGTGCGGGGGTCGCCGCCGCCATCGCGGCGGCGGTCGTCGCGGCGGCGCTGGTCGGCGTCTGGCAGCCCTGGCACAGGGCGGCCGCGCCGCCGAACGCCGCGGCATCCGGGGAGGGTTCGCCCGTCGTCGACGCCGAGCCTCTCGCGCTGCCCGCCGATGCGCGCGTGCTCGTCTTCGGGGACTCCTGGACGTTCGGCTCGGCGGCCGAGCCGGGCATGGGATACGCCTACGTGCTCGAGGCGATGACCGGGTGGGACACGACCGTCGCGGGAGTGCGCGGCAGCGGCTACCTCCGCGAGGGCGTCGACGGCCCGACGTTCGGCGAGCGCATCGCGGCTCTGGATGCCACCCTCGATCCGGATCTCGTCATCGTGCAGGGCTCGATCAACGACCGCCTCCTCGTGCCCGACGGGTACGACAAGGCCGTGACATCGGCCTGGGACGCGCTCGCCGCGCGGTACCCGGACGCGCGGATCGTTATCCTCGGCCCCGCGCCCCACCAGCTCCCCGTGCACGCGGGGACGGTGTGGATCGACCAGCGGCTGGGCGAGCTCGCCGCGGCGCGCGGGTGGTGGTACGTCTCCCCGCTGCAGGAGGAGTGGATTCAGTCGTGGAACTACCTCGATGTGATCGACACCGGGCTGGGCCAGTTCCACCCCTCCACGCCCGGCCACGCCTACCTCGCGGCGCGGCTGAATCAGGCGCTCGCCGAGCGCAGCATCGTGGCGGATGCCGCGCCAGGCGCCGAGCTGGACCACTGA
- a CDS encoding IS110 family transposase: MTIVANTFAYVIGADTHSRTHTLAVIDVRTGARVDTSTFPTTPAGLSRAVAWIASRTGGLVDVLVAIEGVGSYGARLARACQDAGYRVVESFPTPARQRRGLGKSDEIDAELIARSVLSVDADKLRDPRQDAGIRAALRVLVAGRELLNSDRTRSINALTALLRTVDLGIDARRPLTKAQLVTIASWRHRQEDLAAVTARREAIRLARRITACDQDLADNRHEITALVRASDASGLLEQPGIGAINAAAIIVAWSHPGRVRSEAAFAVLAGVSPVPASSGNTTRHRLNRGGDRRLNRALSSIALTRMSHHPATRAYVERRRAQGRTTKEIRRSLKRYIARQLYRHLTTQNGLDRT; encoded by the coding sequence ATGACCATCGTTGCAAACACATTCGCGTATGTCATCGGCGCGGACACGCACTCCCGAACGCACACCCTCGCCGTCATCGACGTGCGCACCGGCGCGAGAGTCGATACCTCGACGTTCCCGACGACCCCTGCAGGACTCTCCCGCGCGGTCGCGTGGATCGCCAGCCGCACCGGCGGACTGGTGGACGTGCTCGTCGCCATCGAAGGCGTCGGGTCCTATGGCGCTCGACTCGCGCGGGCATGCCAGGACGCTGGCTACCGGGTCGTGGAGTCGTTCCCGACCCCGGCCCGGCAACGCCGCGGCCTCGGTAAGAGCGATGAGATCGACGCGGAACTGATCGCCCGCTCCGTGCTCAGTGTCGATGCGGACAAGCTCCGCGATCCGCGTCAGGACGCGGGAATACGCGCCGCGCTGCGGGTCCTCGTCGCAGGGCGCGAGCTGCTCAACAGCGACCGCACCCGGTCGATCAACGCGCTCACCGCGCTGCTGCGAACCGTCGACCTCGGCATCGACGCGCGGCGCCCGTTAACGAAAGCGCAGCTCGTGACGATCGCGTCGTGGCGGCACCGGCAGGAAGACCTCGCGGCCGTGACTGCTCGTCGCGAAGCGATCCGCCTCGCCAGACGCATCACCGCGTGCGATCAAGACCTCGCGGACAATCGCCACGAGATCACCGCGCTCGTCAGGGCGAGCGACGCATCCGGGCTGCTCGAGCAACCCGGCATCGGAGCGATTAACGCCGCGGCGATTATCGTTGCCTGGTCACACCCCGGACGCGTCCGCTCCGAGGCAGCGTTCGCCGTGCTCGCCGGAGTGAGCCCGGTCCCGGCATCGAGCGGGAACACCACCCGACACCGCCTGAACCGCGGCGGCGACAGACGGCTGAACCGGGCGCTCTCCTCAATCGCGCTGACCCGGATGTCTCACCATCCCGCGACCCGCGCCTACGTCGAACGTCGACGCGCTCAGGGACGCACGACCAAGGAGATCCGCCGATCACTCAAGCGATACATCGCCCGACAGCTCTACCGGCACCTCACCACCCAGAACGGACTTGACAGGACATAG
- a CDS encoding class I SAM-dependent DNA methyltransferase: MNHVAFIWNIAESLRGPFKPSEYGSVVLPFTVLRRLDAVLADTKPAVLEAAKGIGSLPEMLQAIKLQEASGHQFYNTSPFDFAKLVADPADLRANLSAYLAGFSPNVRDIFERFEFDKTLNKLAEKNKLFAVTEKFAQADFHPRTVSNIQMGLVFEELIRFANEKSNETAGDHYTPREVIKLMVELLFALDDDALSKSGVVRSIYDPTAGTGGMLSVADEYLRTLNPGIQLSLYGQDYNDASYAICKADMVIKGQDVDNIALGDTLTEDHFDDKKFDYGLSNPPFGVDWKDQRTYVDDEHTKLGFNGRFGPGTPAVSDGAMLFLLHLVSKMRKPEDGGSRMAIVLNGSPLFSGGAGGGESNIRKWLLDNDLVEAIIGLPKDMFYNTGISTYIWVLTNRKTDDRKGRVQLIDGREMFTKLRKGLGSKRNELSPQNIETIVGLYAGFEDGEHSKIFRNEDFLYRTITVERPLKLNWHATPARIDTVFEAKAIQKLNETDAAALRATLERLGVGTVWKNRSEFHKALKDAAKAEGLTLPAPLLKTVTTELGEQDDTADTCTDAKGNPEADASLRDTENVPWGDDVDAYVAREVLPYAPDAWIDHSKTKEGAEIPFTRHFYKYTPPRPLEEIDRDLEAVMDRLRAMLIEVER; encoded by the coding sequence GTGAATCACGTCGCCTTCATCTGGAACATCGCGGAATCCCTTCGCGGCCCGTTCAAGCCCTCGGAGTACGGGTCGGTGGTTCTGCCTTTCACGGTGCTCCGCCGCCTCGACGCCGTCCTCGCTGACACGAAGCCCGCCGTCCTCGAAGCGGCGAAGGGCATCGGGTCGCTCCCCGAGATGCTGCAGGCGATCAAGCTCCAGGAGGCCTCAGGCCACCAGTTCTACAACACGTCCCCGTTCGACTTCGCAAAGCTGGTCGCAGACCCCGCCGACCTCCGTGCGAACCTCTCCGCATACCTGGCAGGGTTCTCACCGAATGTGCGGGACATCTTCGAGCGGTTCGAGTTCGACAAGACGCTGAACAAGCTGGCGGAGAAGAACAAGCTGTTCGCGGTGACGGAGAAGTTCGCGCAGGCCGACTTCCACCCCCGCACGGTCAGCAACATCCAGATGGGGCTGGTGTTCGAGGAGCTGATCCGGTTCGCGAACGAGAAGTCGAACGAAACCGCCGGCGACCACTACACCCCCCGCGAGGTCATCAAGCTGATGGTCGAGCTGCTGTTCGCCCTCGACGATGACGCCCTCTCGAAGTCCGGTGTGGTGCGGTCCATCTACGACCCGACCGCCGGCACCGGAGGCATGCTCTCCGTCGCGGACGAGTACCTTCGCACCCTGAACCCGGGCATCCAGCTGAGCCTGTATGGGCAGGACTACAACGACGCGTCGTACGCGATTTGCAAGGCCGACATGGTCATCAAGGGTCAAGACGTCGACAACATCGCCCTCGGCGACACGCTCACTGAAGACCACTTCGACGACAAGAAGTTCGACTACGGCCTCTCCAACCCGCCGTTCGGCGTCGACTGGAAAGACCAACGCACCTACGTCGACGACGAACACACCAAGCTCGGCTTCAACGGCCGGTTCGGCCCCGGCACCCCCGCCGTCAGCGACGGCGCCATGCTGTTCCTCCTCCACCTGGTGTCGAAGATGCGCAAACCCGAAGACGGCGGCTCCCGCATGGCCATCGTCCTCAACGGGTCGCCCCTGTTCTCCGGAGGCGCCGGCGGTGGCGAGTCGAACATCCGCAAGTGGCTGCTCGACAACGACCTCGTCGAGGCCATCATCGGGCTGCCGAAGGACATGTTCTACAACACCGGCATCTCCACCTACATCTGGGTTCTCACCAACCGCAAGACCGACGACCGCAAGGGCCGGGTGCAGCTCATCGACGGTCGCGAGATGTTCACCAAGCTCCGCAAGGGGCTCGGCTCCAAACGCAACGAACTCTCCCCGCAGAACATCGAGACCATCGTCGGCCTGTACGCCGGGTTCGAGGACGGCGAGCACTCGAAGATCTTCCGCAATGAGGACTTCCTGTACCGCACCATCACCGTCGAACGCCCCCTCAAACTCAACTGGCACGCCACCCCCGCACGCATCGACACCGTCTTCGAAGCCAAGGCCATCCAGAAGCTGAACGAGACGGATGCTGCCGCCCTCCGCGCCACCCTCGAAAGGCTCGGCGTCGGCACCGTCTGGAAGAACCGCTCCGAGTTCCACAAGGCGCTGAAGGATGCCGCGAAAGCCGAAGGCCTCACCCTCCCTGCACCGCTGCTCAAGACCGTGACCACCGAGCTTGGCGAGCAGGACGACACCGCCGACACCTGCACCGACGCCAAGGGGAACCCCGAGGCGGATGCCTCGCTGCGCGACACCGAGAACGTGCCCTGGGGCGACGATGTCGACGCCTACGTCGCGCGCGAAGTTCTCCCGTACGCGCCCGACGCGTGGATCGACCACTCCAAGACCAAGGAAGGCGCAGAGATCCCCTTCACCCGCCACTTCTATAAGTACACCCCGCCCCGCCCGCTCGAAGAGATCGACCGCGACCTCGAAGCCGTCATGGACCGACTCCGCGCAATGCTCATCGAGGTCGAACGGTGA